The Phoenix dactylifera cultivar Barhee BC4 chromosome 9, palm_55x_up_171113_PBpolish2nd_filt_p, whole genome shotgun sequence genome window below encodes:
- the LOC120111931 gene encoding magnesium-chelatase subunit ChlI-2, chloroplastic-like isoform X1: MKPNPNAYAPPYVRFGSNSPKPKPKPSQNPAFSILPSPPQSNALPSPPLPSPRAEAGTRRSAADYPSIPRHISSPSSHGGANRTLLHLLLIRHRHCFPSPHLSPLPHFPAPIQHRRSFHGKIGTGFRRGARRSIISIVAVPDISSTEAAKKLAAKESQPPVYPFSAIVGQDEMKLCLLLNVIGPKNGGVMIMGDRGTGKSATIRSLVDLLPEIRVVVGHPFNSDPEDPESMGMEVRECVMKVFSSFSCKSFCSSKLLVFCNFEAFI, from the exons ATGAAACCGAACCCTAACGCATATGCGCCTCCGTACGTCCGATTTGGGTCCAACTCCCCCAAGCCCAAACCAAAGCCCTCCCAGAATCCGGCATTCTCTatcctcccctctcctcctcaaTCCAATGCACTCCCGTCTCCTCCGCTTCCGTCCCCGAGGGCCGAGGCCGGAACTCGAAGGAGCGCCGCGGATTACCCATCCATACCACGCCACATCTCGAGCCCGTCCTCCCATGGCGGTGCAAATcgcactctcctccacctccttctcATCCGCCACCGTCATTGCTTCCCTTCCCCGCACCTCTCTCCCCTGCCTCACTTTCCCG CCCCCATTCAGCATCGAAGGAGCTTCCATGGAAAAATTGGAACCGGTTTTAGAAGAGGGGCACGCCGCTCCATCATATCCATTGTCGCAGTCCCTGATATCAGCTCCACTGAAGCA GCCAAGAAGCTGGCGGCCAAGGAAAGCCAGCCACCGGTTTACCCCTTCTCGGCCATCGTCGGCCAGGACGAGATGAAATTATGCCTTCTTCTCAATGTTATCGGCCCCAAGAACGGCGGCGTCATGATCATGGGCGACCGCGGGACCGGCAAGTCGGCCACCATCCGCTCCCTTGTGGACTTGCTTCCCGAGATCAGGGTGGTTGTCGGACACCCCTTCAACTCGGACCCCGAGGACCCTGAGTCCATGGGCATGGAGGTCAGGGAGTGCGTCATGAaggttttttcttccttttcttgcaAATCATTTTGTTCTTCTAAGCTATTAGTTTTCTGTAATTTTGAAGCATTTATATAA
- the LOC120111931 gene encoding magnesium-chelatase subunit ChlI, chloroplastic-like isoform X2, giving the protein MKPNPNAYAPPYVRFGSNSPKPKPKPSQNPAFSILPSPPQSNALPSPPLPSPRAEAGTRRSAADYPSIPRHISSPSSHGGANRTLLHLLLIRHRHCFPSPHLSPLPHFPAPIQHRRSFHGKIGTGFRRGARRSIISIVAVPDISSTEAAKKLAAKESQPPVYPFSAIVGQDEMKLCLLLNVIGPKNGGVMIMGDRGTGKSATIRSLVDLLPEIRVVVGHPFNSDPEDPESMGMEVRECVMKLMVGFL; this is encoded by the exons ATGAAACCGAACCCTAACGCATATGCGCCTCCGTACGTCCGATTTGGGTCCAACTCCCCCAAGCCCAAACCAAAGCCCTCCCAGAATCCGGCATTCTCTatcctcccctctcctcctcaaTCCAATGCACTCCCGTCTCCTCCGCTTCCGTCCCCGAGGGCCGAGGCCGGAACTCGAAGGAGCGCCGCGGATTACCCATCCATACCACGCCACATCTCGAGCCCGTCCTCCCATGGCGGTGCAAATcgcactctcctccacctccttctcATCCGCCACCGTCATTGCTTCCCTTCCCCGCACCTCTCTCCCCTGCCTCACTTTCCCG CCCCCATTCAGCATCGAAGGAGCTTCCATGGAAAAATTGGAACCGGTTTTAGAAGAGGGGCACGCCGCTCCATCATATCCATTGTCGCAGTCCCTGATATCAGCTCCACTGAAGCA GCCAAGAAGCTGGCGGCCAAGGAAAGCCAGCCACCGGTTTACCCCTTCTCGGCCATCGTCGGCCAGGACGAGATGAAATTATGCCTTCTTCTCAATGTTATCGGCCCCAAGAACGGCGGCGTCATGATCATGGGCGACCGCGGGACCGGCAAGTCGGCCACCATCCGCTCCCTTGTGGACTTGCTTCCCGAGATCAGGGTGGTTGTCGGACACCCCTTCAACTCGGACCCCGAGGACCCTGAGTCCATGGGCATGGAGGTCAGGGAGTGCGTCATGAag CTTATGGTAGGTTTTCTTTGA
- the LOC103703352 gene encoding transcription factor PCF5-like translates to MAEARVHGYGHQQQHQRPRFGGGLRGAGEIVEVQGGHIVRSTGRKDRHSKVCTAKGTRDRRVRLSAHTAIQFYDVQDRLGYDRPSKAVDWLIKNAKAAIDELTELPGRYPTASAFNPPSASNPQETQAAAAADNQPGGDSGNTPIPVAEPVASAAFGFGGGSGSASFLPPSLDSDAIADTIKSFFPMAAPAATAPSSSPPIGFQNYPPDLSSHTSSQDLRLSLQSFQDPIFHNPDPSHRHHPHSRHHHQDPTPSTQHALFSGSAHLAFDTASAGWSEQSQRMVPWNVAETGGGGGGGGYEFNVLPPAPPQAVPLHPVLGQSQFFTQREPLQSSSPPTIRAWADPISSTTDHQMHPALRPSVSSIGFASGAGFSGFRIPARIQGEEEHDGISDKPPSASSASHH, encoded by the coding sequence ATGGCCGAGGCGCGTGTCCATGGCTACGGCCACCAGCAGCAGCACCAGCGGCCGAGGTTCGGCGGAGGGCTGAGGGGCGCCGGGGAGATCGTGGAGGTCCAGGGGGGCCACATTGTGCGGTCCACCGGGCGCAAGGACCGGCACAGCAAGGTGTGCACCGCCAAGGGCACCCGAGACCGCCGCGTCCGCCTCTCCGCCCATACCGCCATCCAGTTCTACGACGTCCAGGACCGCCTTGGCTACGACCGCCCCAGCAAGGCCGTCGACTGGCTCATCAAGAACGCCAAGGCCGCCATCGACGAGCTCACCGAGCTCCCTGGCCGGTACCCGACCGCCTCCGCCTTCAACCCTCCATCCGCCTCGAATCCTCAGGAAACCCAGGCTGCCGCCGCCGCGGACAACCAGCCCGGTGGAGATTCTGGCAACACGCCAATTCCAGTTGCTGAACCGGTTGCTTCTGCAGCCTTTGGCTTTGGTGGTGGCAGCGGCAGTGCTAGTTTTCTCCCGCCGTCTCTGGATTCTGATGCTATAGCCGACACCATCAAGTCCTTCTTCCCAATGGCCGCCCCCGCCGCCACCGCGCCCTCTTCAAGTCCTCCAATCGGCTTTCAGAATTACCCGCCAGACCTCTCGTCGCACACTAGCAGCCAGGACCTCCGCCTCTCTCTCCAATCCTTCCAAGACCCAATCTTTCACAACCCCGACCCTAGCCACCGCCACCACCCCCACAGCCGACACCACCACCAGGACCCCACTCCTTCCACTCAGCACGCCCTTTTCTCCGGCTCCGCCCATTTGGCCTTTGACACGGCCTCCGCCGGCTGGTCCGAGCAGAGCCAGAGGATGGTACCGTGGAATGTGGCGGagaccggcggcggcggcggcggcgggggataCGAGTTCAACGTGCTGCCGCCAGCACCGCCGCAGGCTGTGCCGCTGCACCCGGTGCTTGGCCAAAGCCAGTTTTTCACTCAGAGGGAACCCCTTCAGTCCAGTAGCCCGCCCACCATTCGTGCTTGGGCGGACCCCATTTCTTCGACAACCGACCACCAGATGCACCCTGCGCTCCGTCCCTCGGTGTCGTCAATTGGCTTCGCATCTGGTGCCGGCTTCTCGGGGTTTCGCATTCCGGCACGGATTCAGGGCGAAGAGGAGCACGACGGAATCTCCGACAAGCCGCCCTCTGCTTCCTCTGCTTCTCACCATTGA
- the LOC103703212 gene encoding protein IQ-DOMAIN 1-like isoform X1: MGSGDWFKTIICRKKTKQDQSKQVKGTSCQQSNGFKWRNQSHRKSKKLYNGCGSMSIEDLAAIQIQTAFRGFRIDRIVCMQARKNLCSLKGTERLQVLAQGHSVKKQTSSTLSYIQSWSKIQAQIGARRICMVTEGHIRQKKQDNQLKLEAKIHDLEVEWCGGSETMEEILARIQQREEAAIKRERAMAYAFSHQWRANPGLNQGPFVYECGKGNWRWSWMDRWIAGRPWETRLPTVIPKQAQTKATSKVGKNTNPSAETASDSVKPAATDGKGSTKRSSQSNDGKMVSREQIAKAATSHQKTKNPKMKEEQQLPTQTSDITA, translated from the exons ATGGGTTCTGGAGATTGGTTTAAAACAATTATTTGCCGGAAGAAAACGAAGCAAGATCAGTCAAAGCAAGTGAAG GGCACTTCTTGTCAACAATCAAATGGGTTCAAGTGGAGAAATCAATCTCACAGAAAgtctaaaaaattatataatggtTGTGGTAGCATGAGTATTGAGGACTTAGCAGCCATTCAGATTCAAACTGCATTTCGAGGCTTCAGG ATTGATAGAATAGTATGTATGCAGGCTAGGAAAAACCTTTGTTCTTTGAAAGGGACAGAAAGACTACAAGTCCTTGCCCAAGGCCATTCTGTTAAGAAGCAGACATCGAGCACTTTGAGTTATATCCAATCTTGGAGCAAAATACAAGCACAAATTGGAGCTCGCCGTATTTGTATGGTAACTGAAGGCCACATTAGGCAGAAGAAACAAGACAATCAATTGAAGCTTGAGGCTAAGATTCATGACTTAGAG GTGGAATGGTGTGGAGGCTCTGAAACGATGGAGGAAATACTTGCCAGGATACAACAAAGAGAAGAAGCAGCAATCAAGCGTGAACGAGCCATGGCATACGCATTTTCACATCAG TGGAGGGCCAACCCTGGCTTGAACCAGGGGCCTTTTGTTTATGAATGTGGGAAGGGTAATTGGAGGTGGAGTTGGATGGATCGGTGGATTGCAGGTCGTCCATGGGAAACCAGGCTGCCCACTGTGATCCCCAAGCAAGCCCAGACCAAGGCAACAAGCAAAGTTGGCAAGAATACAAATCCGTCAGCCGAGACAGCATCAGATTCAGTTAAACCTGCAGCGACTGATGGGAAAGGCTCTACAAAGAGATCATCTCAGTCAAATGATGGGAAAATGGTTAGCCGAGAGCAAATTGCCAAGGCTGCAACTTCTCATCAAAAAACCAAGAATCCAAAGATGAAGGAGGAGCAGCAGCTTCCTACACAGACAAGTGACATTACTGCCTGA
- the LOC103703212 gene encoding protein IQ-DOMAIN 1-like isoform X3 produces the protein MGSGDWFKTIICRKKTKQDQSKQVKARKNLCSLKGTERLQVLAQGHSVKKQTSSTLSYIQSWSKIQAQIGARRICMVTEGHIRQKKQDNQLKLEAKIHDLEVEWCGGSETMEEILARIQQREEAAIKRERAMAYAFSHQWRANPGLNQGPFVYECGKGNWRWSWMDRWIAGRPWETRLPTVIPKQAQTKATSKVGKNTNPSAETASDSVKPAATDGKGSTKRSSQSNDGKMVSREQIAKAATSHQKTKNPKMKEEQQLPTQTSDITA, from the exons ATGGGTTCTGGAGATTGGTTTAAAACAATTATTTGCCGGAAGAAAACGAAGCAAGATCAGTCAAAGCAAGTGAAG GCTAGGAAAAACCTTTGTTCTTTGAAAGGGACAGAAAGACTACAAGTCCTTGCCCAAGGCCATTCTGTTAAGAAGCAGACATCGAGCACTTTGAGTTATATCCAATCTTGGAGCAAAATACAAGCACAAATTGGAGCTCGCCGTATTTGTATGGTAACTGAAGGCCACATTAGGCAGAAGAAACAAGACAATCAATTGAAGCTTGAGGCTAAGATTCATGACTTAGAG GTGGAATGGTGTGGAGGCTCTGAAACGATGGAGGAAATACTTGCCAGGATACAACAAAGAGAAGAAGCAGCAATCAAGCGTGAACGAGCCATGGCATACGCATTTTCACATCAG TGGAGGGCCAACCCTGGCTTGAACCAGGGGCCTTTTGTTTATGAATGTGGGAAGGGTAATTGGAGGTGGAGTTGGATGGATCGGTGGATTGCAGGTCGTCCATGGGAAACCAGGCTGCCCACTGTGATCCCCAAGCAAGCCCAGACCAAGGCAACAAGCAAAGTTGGCAAGAATACAAATCCGTCAGCCGAGACAGCATCAGATTCAGTTAAACCTGCAGCGACTGATGGGAAAGGCTCTACAAAGAGATCATCTCAGTCAAATGATGGGAAAATGGTTAGCCGAGAGCAAATTGCCAAGGCTGCAACTTCTCATCAAAAAACCAAGAATCCAAAGATGAAGGAGGAGCAGCAGCTTCCTACACAGACAAGTGACATTACTGCCTGA
- the LOC103703212 gene encoding protein IQ-DOMAIN 1-like isoform X2 — protein MGSGDWFKTIICRKKTKQDQSKQVKGTSCQQSNGFKWRNQSHRKSKKLYNGCGSMSIEDLAAIQIQTAFRGFRARKNLCSLKGTERLQVLAQGHSVKKQTSSTLSYIQSWSKIQAQIGARRICMVTEGHIRQKKQDNQLKLEAKIHDLEVEWCGGSETMEEILARIQQREEAAIKRERAMAYAFSHQWRANPGLNQGPFVYECGKGNWRWSWMDRWIAGRPWETRLPTVIPKQAQTKATSKVGKNTNPSAETASDSVKPAATDGKGSTKRSSQSNDGKMVSREQIAKAATSHQKTKNPKMKEEQQLPTQTSDITA, from the exons ATGGGTTCTGGAGATTGGTTTAAAACAATTATTTGCCGGAAGAAAACGAAGCAAGATCAGTCAAAGCAAGTGAAG GGCACTTCTTGTCAACAATCAAATGGGTTCAAGTGGAGAAATCAATCTCACAGAAAgtctaaaaaattatataatggtTGTGGTAGCATGAGTATTGAGGACTTAGCAGCCATTCAGATTCAAACTGCATTTCGAGGCTTCAGG GCTAGGAAAAACCTTTGTTCTTTGAAAGGGACAGAAAGACTACAAGTCCTTGCCCAAGGCCATTCTGTTAAGAAGCAGACATCGAGCACTTTGAGTTATATCCAATCTTGGAGCAAAATACAAGCACAAATTGGAGCTCGCCGTATTTGTATGGTAACTGAAGGCCACATTAGGCAGAAGAAACAAGACAATCAATTGAAGCTTGAGGCTAAGATTCATGACTTAGAG GTGGAATGGTGTGGAGGCTCTGAAACGATGGAGGAAATACTTGCCAGGATACAACAAAGAGAAGAAGCAGCAATCAAGCGTGAACGAGCCATGGCATACGCATTTTCACATCAG TGGAGGGCCAACCCTGGCTTGAACCAGGGGCCTTTTGTTTATGAATGTGGGAAGGGTAATTGGAGGTGGAGTTGGATGGATCGGTGGATTGCAGGTCGTCCATGGGAAACCAGGCTGCCCACTGTGATCCCCAAGCAAGCCCAGACCAAGGCAACAAGCAAAGTTGGCAAGAATACAAATCCGTCAGCCGAGACAGCATCAGATTCAGTTAAACCTGCAGCGACTGATGGGAAAGGCTCTACAAAGAGATCATCTCAGTCAAATGATGGGAAAATGGTTAGCCGAGAGCAAATTGCCAAGGCTGCAACTTCTCATCAAAAAACCAAGAATCCAAAGATGAAGGAGGAGCAGCAGCTTCCTACACAGACAAGTGACATTACTGCCTGA